AGAAAGATTAGGCACCACAGGATGACCTTCCACCATTTCAACGTTGTAGTTATGGATCATGGCAGCAGCAACAGCTTTCATCTGAGTAAATGCCACTTCTTTCCCCAGACAAGTTCGCGGTCCAGCGTTGAAAGCCAAGAACTTGTAGGAGGGCTCATGTTTGATTGTTCCCCTCTCAGAAATCCATCTCTCTGGCTTGAATTCCCATGAATCTTTGCCCCATATAAACTTCATCCTCCCCATGGCGTACAGAGAAAATATTACCTTTATTTTTGGATGAACTCGATGACCACTTGGAAGTGTGTCTGGTTGAAGAGGAAACTTATGCTGGAATGGAACAGGTGGATATAGCCTCATTGATTCACATAACGCAGCATGAATATAAACAAGATTCTTCAGTTCATCCACTTTGAACAGCCTAAAATTTTCGGCTTCTTCGTTAACCTGAATGACTGATTTCAATTCTTCCCTGATCTTATTCAACACTGTAGGATGAGTTGAAACAAGCCAAATAAACCAAGTTAATGCTGAACTAGTTGTGTCTCTTCCAGCAATCATAAAGTTTATAATGGTATCTCTCAAGAACTTGTCATCCCTCTTCAATCCTGTGGTGATTTCATTATCACCTAGATTGATATATGATGTCAAAAGATCAAAGCCCTCTTCATCATTTGTggactttgttccttttttcaGCTCTTCTTGCTTCACTGAGATGTACTTACAGATGACTTCATCTAGGATTTTCCAAGATTTGCTCAGTTTCTTTTCTTGTCCTATTCCTAGCCACCTTTCCAATTTCAGAACAATTTCAGGCAAAATATGTCTCATAAATATTGCTTCTTCAACCTCATCCATGGCCTTGGAGAATGGAACACCCGGGAAATCGATAGAAAGACATCCAGGATCATAGCCTGTGACAAATTTACAAGTTGTATCAAAGGTTAATCTCTGGAATACATCTTGTAAATCCACCATTAGGCCTTGCTTAGCAACATAATCAAGAATGGGAATAAGCCCTTTTTCCACTTTGTTCCAGCTAGTGCTGACCAAGAACTTGTGGAAACTTTGATGATTAAGTAGAGCTCTAGCAAGTTTCCTCTGGC
The genomic region above belongs to Coffea arabica cultivar ET-39 chromosome 7c, Coffea Arabica ET-39 HiFi, whole genome shotgun sequence and contains:
- the LOC113701043 gene encoding alkane hydroxylase MAH1, which produces MALFSLGYFEIFLAIICFFYLRNLRSFKRLAWKLPILGTFPYLIMNIHRIHDKCAEVLEKTRGTYHLKGPSFANMDILGTVDPANVHYIMSSNFVNFPKGPEFKKIFEVLGDGIFNSDLDLWKCQRKLARALLNHQSFHKFLVSTSWNKVEKGLIPILDYVAKQGLMVDLQDVFQRLTFDTTCKFVTGYDPGCLSIDFPGVPFSKAMDEVEEAIFMRHILPEIVLKLERWLGIGQEKKLSKSWKILDEVICKYISVKQEELKKGTKSTNDEEGFDLLTSYINLGDNEITTGLKRDDKFLRDTIINFMIAGRDTTSSALTWFIWLVSTHPTVLNKIREELKSVIQVNEEAENFRLFKVDELKNLVYIHAALCESMRLYPPVPFQHKFPLQPDTLPSGHRVHPKIKVIFSLYAMGRMKFIWGKDSWEFKPERWISERGTIKHEPSYKFLAFNAGPRTCLGKEVAFTQMKAVAAAMIHNYNVEMVEGHPVVPNLSVILYMKHGLKVRVSKRWA